A genome region from Arachis duranensis cultivar V14167 chromosome 6, aradu.V14167.gnm2.J7QH, whole genome shotgun sequence includes the following:
- the LOC107492235 gene encoding pentatricopeptide repeat-containing protein At1g63330: protein MALKLQSLAYSTRIVRWVSRSASISSTSCPRRVEDLTESIATSNDSSEFHQNINFLRNKLMPDNLIRVLDRTSDLDSAVKTFKWASRQKSFRHSSHTYFGIIWKLGMAGNVQKMGALCQSMLKDWCPDAEEALLALIHTFVKHHRINEAMEVFRNLKNSGVYKPPVEVFNVLLGALVEESGDFQNALFVYKELVKTGILPTVHTLNYLLEALFMNNQVELALNQFRRMGNKGCCPNSKTFEILVKGLVAKNRVDEAISVMGEIFEQKYQLDMSFYSFSIPLLCNENKVEMGVRLFEMMKASDVKPDSLIYGDLVRCLCRNLHLDSAICLINGMIESDISPSDDDFVDLVNCFCELGKVSEAIMFLEDKQVLETAPYNALLEGCCNAGNILDAYFLLDSLFERNIADCHSWSILVRCLCEKENIGKAFELLGKMLKLRVHLDVETYSALILGYCRVGKYEDAFGLFRRTRAKCWLLDSTSYSELLAGLCDIKNSEAAVEVFYHMALNRCSLHPWSYCKLIKCLCDECQVNKAINMWQLASCCGTSCCIDAHTTIMRELSKSGKAKDLLVVLSQMLVEGCNLDAETYCILIHTMSKQNQVKECVLFFNMMINEGIVPDPGKLFDQLSFIANHSQLCMISSAIDKLLSKSDILNSAMFGLLITGLWKEGKKHEARRLLDLMLEKGWLPDATTHKLLIGSDARETRSQDILSIDNSAAQDTVSNILAEGLGET from the coding sequence ATGGCACTAAAGCTCCAATCTTTAGCATATTCAACTCGAATCGTCAGATGGGTTTCTCGAAGTGCTTCGATTTCTTCAACCTCATGCCCCCGTCGTGTTGAAGATCTTACCGAAAGCATTGCAACCTCCAATGATTCATCTGAGTTTCATCAAAATATTAACTTTTTGAGGAATAAACTTATGCCCGATAACTTGATCCGGGTTTTGGACCGTACTAGTGATTTGGATTCTGCGGTGAAGACATTCAAATGGGCTTCTAGGCAGAAGAGTTTCCGCCACAGTTCCCATACATATTTTGGGATCATTTGGAAATTGGGTATGGCTGGGAATGTTCAAAAGATGGGGGCTTTATGTCAAAGCATGCTAAAGGATTGGTGCCCTGATGCTGAAGAAGCTCTTCTTGCATTGATTCATACCTTTGTGAAACATCATAGGATTAATGAAGCTATGGAAGTGTTTAGGAACTTGAAGAATTCGGGTGTATATAAGCCCCCAGTAGAAGTTTTCAATGTTTTGCTGGGAGCCCTAGTGGAAGAAAGTGGAGATTTTCAAaatgccttgtttgtttataaGGAGTTGGTGAAGACAGGAATCCTACCAACGGTACATACTTTGAATTATTTGTTGGAGGCACTGTTCATGAATAATCAGGTTGAATTGGCCTTGAATCAATTTAGGAGGATGGGGAATAAAGGATGTTGTCCAAATAGTAAGACGTTTGAAATTCTTGTGAAGGGCCTAGTTGCGAAAAATCGAGTGGATGAGGCTATTTCTGTTATGGGGGAAATCTTTGAACAAAAATATCAGCTTGATATGAGTTTCTATTCCTTTTCCATACCTCTTTTGTGCAATGAAAATAAAGTAGAGATGGGAGTAAGGTTATTTGAAATGATGAAAGCTTCTGATGTTAAGCCAGATTCATTAATTTATGGGGATCTGGTGAGGTGTTTGTGCAGAAATCTCCATTTAGATTCTGCTATATGCCTTATAAATGGTATGATAGAAAGTGATATCTCACCCAGTGATGATGATTTTGTTGATCTGGTTAATTGCTTTTGTGAATTGGGGAAAGTAAGTGAGGCTATAATGTTTTTAGAAGATAAACAAGTCCTTGAAACTGCTCCTTACAATGCATTGCTTGAAGGTTGCTGCAATGCCGGTAATATTCTGGATGCATATTTCCTGCTTGATTCACTGTTTGAGAGGAATATAGCTGATTGTCATTCTTGGAGCATCCTCGTTAGATGCCTTTGTGAAAAGGAAAACATCGGGAAGGCATTTGAACTTCTTGGAAAAATGTTGAAGTTACGAGTTCATCTTGACGTCGAAACATATTCTGCTCTTATACTTGGCTACTGCAGAGTGGGCAAGTATGAAGATGCATTTGGACTTTTTCGTCGAACTCGTGCCAAATGCTGGCTTTTGGATAGTACATCTTATTCTGAACTACTTGCAGGCCTCTGTGACATAAAAAATTCTGAAGCGGCTGTTGAAGTTTTCTACCACATGGCCTTGAACAGATGCTCTCTTCATCCTTGGTCCTACTGTAAGTTGATAAAATGTTTATGTGATGAATGCCAGGTCAATAAAGCTATAAATATGTGGCAGTTGGCTTCTTGCTGTGGTACATCTTGCTGTATTGACGCGCACACTACAATCATGCGTGAGTTGTCTAAATCCGGGAAGGCAAAAGACCTGTTGGTGGTCCTTTCACAAATGTTAGTAGAGGGCTGCAATCTTGATGCAGAAACATATTGCATCCTCATTCATACCATGAGTAAACAGAATCAAGTGAAGGAATGCGTGTTGTTTTTCAATATGATGATAAATGAAGGCATAGTACCTGATCCAGGTAAACTATTTGATCAGCTGTCATTCATAGCCAATCATTCCCAGCTATGTATGATATCCAGTGCTATTGATAAGCTTCTTTCCAAATCTGACATTTTGAATTCGGCAATGTTTGGCTTATTGATAACTGGTCTGTGGAAAGAGGGTAAGAAACATGAGGCACGGAGGTTACTGGACCTAATGTTAGAAAAGGGTTGGCTTCCTGATGCTACCACTCATAAATTGTTGATCGGATCTGATGCTAGAGAAACGAGGAGTCAGGATATATTATCGATTGATAATTCTGCCGCTCAAGATACTGTTAGCAATATACTTGCAGAAGGGCTTGGAGAGACATGA
- the LOC107492236 gene encoding LOW QUALITY PROTEIN: probable L-cysteine desulfhydrase, chloroplastic (The sequence of the model RefSeq protein was modified relative to this genomic sequence to represent the inferred CDS: inserted 2 bases in 2 codons) yields the protein MDSPTTNNHNHIHTHHLNGASTISQPSKKPKLLSSSFITPAEIHEEFSHHDPSVARINNGSFGCCPASVIAAQHRSQLHYLRQPDNFYFNELKKGILQSRTIIKDLVNAKHVDEXIVDNATTAAAIVLQHTAWSFHEGTFQKGDVVLMLHYAYGAVKKSMEAYVTRAGGXIDHVTSMPCVVIPVKELVQICREEGVEKVFIDAAHSIGCVDVDMEEIGADFYTSNLHKWFFCPPSIAFLYTRKTPKGGSELHHPVVSHEYGNGLAVESAWIGTRDYSAQLVVPAALEFVNRFQGGIEGIKKRNHDAVVEMGEMLAQSWGTHLGSPPDMCGSMIMVGLPTSLGIACDDDALGLRVHLREQFGVEVPIYYRPPRDGEVGCVTGYARISHQVYNKVDDYHKFRDAVNQLVNNGFTCALLSG from the exons ATGGATTCTCCCACCACCAACAATCACAACCACATCCACACTCACCACCTCAACGGCGCCTCCACCATTTCCCAACCATCTAAGAAGCCTAAGCTCTTATCATCATCCTTCATCACTCCCGCCGAGATTCACGAGGAATTCTCCCACCACGACCCCTCCGTTGCCCGCATCAACAACGGAAGCTTCGGCTGCTGTCCCGCCTCCGTCATCGCCGCCCAGCACCGCTCCCAGCTCCACTACCTCCGCCAGCCCGACAATTTCTACTTCAACGAACTCAAGAAAGGGATCCTCCAATCCCGCACCATTATCAAGGACCTCGTCAACGCCAAACACGTCGATG CCATCGTCGACAACGCCACCACCGCCGCCGCCATCGTCCTCCAGCACACCGCTTGGTCCTTCCACGAAGGAACCTTCCAGAAGGGCGACGTTGTCCTCATGCTCCATTACGCTTACGGCGCCGTCAAAAAGTCCATGGAGGCCTACGTCACCCGCGCCGGAG CTATAGATCACGTTACTTCGATGCCGTGTGTGGTGATTCCGGTGAAGGAATTGGTTCAGATTTGTAGGGAGGAAGGGGTTGAAAAGGTTTTTATTGATGCTGCACATTCAATTGGGTGTGTTGATGTTGATATGGAAGAGATTGGTGCTGATTTTTATACCAGCAATTTGCATAAGTGGTTCTTTTGCCCTCCTTCCATTGCGTTTTTGTATACAAGGAAAACCCCTAAGGGGGGTTCTGAATTGCACCACCCTGTGGTGTCTCATGAATACGGCAATGGCTTGGCTGTGGAGAGTGCTTGGATTGGGACCAGGGACTATAGTGCCCAATTGGTGGTTCCTGCGGCTTTGGAATTCGTGAATCGGTTCCAAGGGGGAATCGAAGGGATCAAGAAGAGGAACCATGATGCTGTTGTGGAGATGGGGGAAATGCTTGCCCAATCATGGGGGACGCACCTTGGGAGTCCTCCGGATATGTGCGGTAGCATGATCATGGTGGGTTTGCCTACTTCTTTGGGGATTGCTTGTGATGATGATGCTCTTGGGTTAAGGGTGCATTTGAGGGAACAGTTTGGGGTTGAAGTCCCTATATACTATCGGCCGCCGAGAGATGGCGAAGTCGGGTGTGTAACTGGATATGCCCGGATTTCTCATCAAGTCTACAACAAAGTTGATGATTATCACAAGTTCAGGGATGCAGTTAACCAACTTGTCAATAATGGTTTTACCTGTGCTCTCCTTTCAGGCTAA
- the LOC127748412 gene encoding uncharacterized protein LOC127748412 codes for MKEIETDDSSYEASEDEDDSDSDLEDNPLDDGDSDLNSWHSEDLGQELESDEESPTIYPQYNDKAKFGDLKFEVSMMFKSKKHFMHATRDYTIQLGRNILFTKNENVRVRAVCKAEGCPWVVYCARSKQDESWQIKTLVHNHICPRRRKNRTATQQWIQSKLVPKLRKHPTMRHREVYEWFVKRCNVNLNSTCITRALKAARKVVEGDEVAQYGLIWDYANELLTSNSGSTVQVGVIPMPEGPPQFERFYVCLDACKKGFKVGCRPMIGLDGTFLKTLHGGQILTACAQDANNHIFVSDLGNYNDNKLCIISDMQKDLAVKEVMPMAQHRFCVWHMWWNFSKQWGSTELKDLVWECARSRTRNEFERNMKRVKVINEQAWQYLEKWSKEAWSKAYFSEDPKNDNICNNACESFNAKIKHERTKPILTLAEEVRRIIMKSMVDNKLKLSTYQGILPPVQQSRLEAMTKLSSRWSPQWCGDDKEELFEVHGWPTNMVVDLGKHTCTCRFWQLTGMACMHAISAIQDKNGKRTEEYCHELLTMEAYKRTYCFNVNPVKGQDLWEKTSSPAPVLLPIKPKPGRPTKKRRKDKGEQPVGSSTNMKWKYNPIRCMYCGEVGHNKRSYEPNTNNEVQSQSPPPPLVQPQPAVEVNQPGGTPPMQNTQLPVQDLQGAKRGRPPKLHVIKSKARSNASTQSPVAISAEALKGTTSATAKKMQPS; via the exons ATGAAAGAAATAGAGACTGACGATTCAAGCTATGAAGCTTCTGAGGATGAGGATGACAGTGACTCAG ACCTAGAAGATAATCCCCTTGATGATGGTGATTCGGATCTCAACTCATGGCACTCGGAGGACTTAGGCCAGGAATTGGAGTCTGATGAGGAATCACCAACTATATATCCTCAGTATAATGACAAGGCAAAGTTCGGGGACCTCAAATTTGAGGTTAGTATGATGTTCAAATCAAAGAAACATTTTATGCATGCAACTAGGGACTACACAATCCAGTTAGGTAGAAACATATTGTTTACAAAGAATGAGAATGTTCGGGTTAGGGCTGTGTGTAAGGCTGAGGGTTGTCCTTGGGTAGTATACTGTGCACGTAGTAAGCAAGACGAGTCCTGGCAGATTAAAACCTTAGTTCACAACCATATCTGTCCTAGAAGGCGAAAAAATAGGACAGCTACCCAACAATGGATACAAAGCAAACTTGTACCAAAACTTAGGAAGCACCCTACAATGAGACATCGAGAAGTGTATGAGTGGTTTGTGAAGAGATGTAATGTAAACCTCAACAGCACCTGTATCACTAGAGCATTGAAAGCTGCTAGGAAAGTGGTAGAGGGGGATGAAGTTGCCCAATATGGGTTAATCTGGGACTATGCTAATGAATTGCTTACAAGTAATTCCGGGTCTACAGTTCAAGTAGGTGTAATCCCGATGCCAGAGGGTCCTCCTCAATTTGAGAGGTTTTATGTGTGTCTTGATGCCTGTAAAAAAGGTTTTAAGGTTGGGTGTAGACCGATGATTGGTTTGGATGGGACTTTTCTTAAGACCCTGCACGGTGGACAAATATTGACTGCGTGTGCTCAGGATGCCAATAATCACATCTTTGTC TCAGACCTTGGCAACTACAATGATAACAAGTTATGCATCATTTCAGACATGCAGAAG GACTTAGCAGTGAAGGAAGTCATGCCCATGGCCCAGCACAGATTCTGTGTGTGGCATATGTGGTGGAATTTTTCAAAACAATGGGGTAGCACAGAGTTGAAAGACCTAGTCTGGGAATGTGCTAGGTCAAGAACACGTAATGAGTTCGAGAGGAACATGAAAAGAGTAAAGGTCATCAACGAGCAGGCTTGGCAGTATCTTGAAAAGTGGTCGAAGGAAGCTTGGAGTAAGGCGTACTTCAGTGAGGATCCTAAGAATGACAACATTTGCAACAATGCTTGTGAATCATTCAATGCTAAAATAAAGCATGAAAGGACCAAGCCGATTTTGACTTTGGCTGAAGAGGTTAGAAGAATAATCATGAAGAGCATGGTCGATAACAAACTGAAGTTGAGCACTTATCAAGGAATTCTACCCCCAGTTCAGCAAAGCAGACTAGAAGCCATGACAAAGTTATCTAGTCGTTGGTCTCCCCAATGGTGCGGGGATGATAAAGAGGAGTTGTTTGAAGTACATGGCTGGCCCACAAACATGGTGGTAGACTTGGGAAAGCACACTTGCACCTGTCGGTTCTGGCAACTCACAG GGATGGCATGTATGCATGCAATTTCAGCCATTCAAGACAAAAATGGTAAGAGGACTGAGGAGTATTGCCATGAGTTGTTGACAATGGAGGCGTATAAAAGGACATACTGTTTCAATGTTAACCCGGTGAAAGGACAAGATTTGTGGGAGAAAACATCCTCACCTGCCCCTGTTCTACTCCCAATTAAGCCAAAACCTGGCAGGCCTaccaagaagaggagaaaggaCAAGGGAGAGCAGCCAGTTGGGTCAAGCACCAATATGAAGTGGAAGTACAACCCAATTAGGTGCATGTATTGTGGTGAAGTTGGACATAACAAGCGAAGCT ATGAGCCAAACACCAACAATGAAGTTCAATCACAGTCTCCCCCTCCTCCCCTAGTCCAGCCACAACCGGCTGTGGAAGTCAACCAACCAGGAGGAACCCCACCAATGCAAAATACCCAACTGCCTGTTCAAGACCTTCAG GGTGCAAAGAGAGGCAGACCACCCAAATTGCATGTCATCAAAAGCAAGGCCAGATCGAATGCCTCCACACAGTCACCTGTGGCCATATCTGCTGAGGCATTAAAAGGAACAACTTCCGCAACTGCAAAGAAGATGCAACCTTCATGA
- the LOC107492237 gene encoding tRNA (guanine(37)-N1)-methyltransferase 2, with amino-acid sequence MLLDESEFDVHLKLWVLRIPCQHCKLATRILNGYMLDKPRVKPITEDPTSRKNRYIILSEKVQNQDLSDIPKEKLDELKGLCEIEVVPYSLTLGYSYWSADHVLKQILPAGFEVPSSFETIGQIAHLNLHKELLPYKDVIAKVIFDKNYPRIKTVVNKVGTITNEFRVPEFEVLAGEHDMVTEVKQYGATFKLDYSLVYWNSRLEHEHKRLVSLFQPGEIICDMFAGIGPFAIPAAQKGCLVYANDLNPDSIHYLRINAKVNKVEDCIYAYNTDARKFISQLMEVPTSEVKLECNVPSLNTCESCNTKDDVETSAETALLIVDRKGIGDRNNNSLEDVECPSNHDDTSVTSAKRSSSSSHEENGKTRGTDSFKGSGKRGSQNKRMRGSEFTDTKTWEHIDHVIMNLPASAVQFLDVFKGLIQRKYWKGNLPWVHCYCFIRATETPETIIAVVESALSACIQNPIFHRVRDVAPNKAMFCLSFRLPEACCREDDQ; translated from the exons ATGTTGTTGGATGAGAGTGAGTTTGATGTCCACTTGAAGCTTTGGGTGCTTCGAATTCCTTGCCAACATTGCAAACTCGCCACTCGAATACTCAATGG TTACATGCTTGATAAGCCCCGGGTTAAACCCATCACTGAGGACCCGACATCTCGTAAAAACCGTTACATTATTCTCTCCGAGAAAGTTCAGAACCAAG ATTTATCCGATATTCCGAAGGAAAAGCTCGATGAGCTTAAGGGCTTGTGTGAGATTGAAGTTGTGCCTTACTCATTAACATTAGGGTATTCATATTGGAGTGCTG ATCACGTGCTTAAGCAGATACTGCCTGCTGGATTTGAGGTTCCCTCATCCTTTGAAACAATag GTCAAATTGCCCATTTAAACTTACACAAGGAATTACTTCCCTACAAAGATGTTATTGCGAAGGTTATTTTTGAT AAAAACTATCCAAGAATCAAAACCGTTGTTAATAAAGTGGGAACTATTACAAATGAATTTCGTGTTCCAGAATTTGAAGTTTTAGCAGGAGAACATGATATGGTTACAGAAGTGAAGCAATATGGTGCCACTTTTAAGCTTGATTACAGTTTGGTTTATTGGAATTCTAGATTGGAACATGAACATAAAAGATTGGTTTCTCTGTTCCAACCTGGAGAGATCATTTGCGATATGTTTGCGGGTATAGGTCCTTTTGCAATTCCTGCAGCCCAAAAAGGATGCCTAGTCTATGCAAATGATTTGAATCCAGATAGCATTCACTATCTGAGGATCAATGCTAAAGTCAACAAGGTCGAAGATTGCATATATGCATACAACACGGATGCTAGAAAATTCATCTCCCAGCTGATGGAGGTGCCAACTAGTGAGGTTAAATTAGAATGTAATGTTCCAAGTCTGAATACATGTGAGTCATGCAACACAAAAGATGATGTTGAAACAAGTGCAGAAACTGCCTTGCTAATTG TTGATAGAAAGGGCATAGGAGATCGCAATAACAATAGTTTAGAGGATGTAGAATGTCCATCAAACCATGATGATACATCTGTAACTTCTGCTAAGAGATCTTCTAGTAGTTCCCATGAAG AGAATGGAAAGACTCGTGGAACTGATAGCTTTAAAGGTAGTGGGAAAAGAGGAAGCCAAAACAAGAGAATGAGAGGTTCCGAGTTCACTGACACAAAAACTTGGGAGCATATTGACCACGTAATAATGAACCTACCAGCATCAGCTGTTCAGTTTCTAG ATGTATTTAAGGGATTAATCCAGAGGAAATATTGGAAAGGAAATCTACCATGGGTCCACTGCTATTGCTTCATTAGAGCAACTGAAACTCCAGAGACGATAATAGCT GTGGTAGAGTCTGCTTTGAGTGCCTGTATACAAAACCCAATATTTCATCGGGTTAGGGATGTAGCTCCCAACAAG GCAATGTTTTGTTTAAGCTTCAGGTTGCCAGAAGCATGCTGTAGGGAAGATGATCAATAA